From a region of the Sporosarcina ureilytica genome:
- a CDS encoding malate:quinone oxidoreductase: MSIKQTDVILIGAGVMSATLGALLKELAPDWRLTVFEKLSDVGEESSNEWNNAGTGHAALCELNYTVENPDGSVDITKALSINEQFQLSRQFWAYLVNQKLIHNPQDFIMPLPHMSYVSGEDNVRFLKNRFEALTKSPLFDGMEYSEDPKKLAEWIPLMLKNRSLDEPIAATKIDSGTDVNFGALTRMLFHHLKDHNVDIHNKHDVKDIKRTSDGLWEVKVKNLETGAVERHAAKFVFIGAGGGSIHLLQKSGIPEGKRIGGFPVSGLFMVCNNPDIVEQHHAKVYGKASVGAPPMSVPHLDTRYIDNRKSLLFGPFAGFTPKFLKEGSILDLPTSIKPHNIMTMLAAGAKEMSLTKYLIQQLLLSKEQRMEELRGFIPNAKAEDWDLVVAGQRVQVIKDTVEGGKGTLQFGTEVVSAEDGSIAALLGASPGASTAVHVMLEVIQKCFPEHLEAWEPKIKEMIPSYGVSLVDNPELFHELLTSTAEALELIEKSEVTEADEERVLEKV; this comes from the coding sequence ATGAGTATCAAACAAACAGACGTTATTTTAATTGGCGCAGGTGTAATGAGTGCGACATTAGGGGCGTTGTTGAAAGAGTTAGCTCCGGATTGGAGATTGACAGTGTTTGAGAAGTTGTCAGATGTGGGTGAAGAAAGTTCGAATGAGTGGAATAACGCAGGCACGGGGCATGCTGCACTTTGTGAGTTGAATTATACGGTTGAAAATCCCGATGGTTCGGTCGATATTACGAAGGCGTTAAGTATAAATGAACAGTTTCAGCTTTCAAGGCAGTTTTGGGCCTATCTAGTCAATCAAAAGCTTATTCATAATCCGCAAGATTTTATTATGCCATTGCCTCATATGAGTTATGTTAGTGGAGAAGACAATGTCCGTTTTTTGAAAAATCGTTTTGAAGCGCTTACAAAAAGTCCGCTTTTCGATGGAATGGAATATTCGGAGGATCCGAAAAAGCTCGCAGAATGGATACCCCTTATGCTGAAAAATCGTTCACTAGATGAACCGATTGCAGCAACAAAGATTGATTCGGGAACGGATGTGAATTTTGGGGCACTCACACGTATGTTGTTTCATCATTTAAAAGATCATAATGTAGATATACATAATAAACATGATGTGAAAGATATTAAGCGGACAAGCGATGGTTTGTGGGAAGTGAAAGTAAAAAACCTTGAAACGGGCGCGGTCGAACGGCATGCGGCTAAGTTTGTTTTTATCGGTGCTGGCGGCGGTAGTATCCACTTATTACAAAAGTCTGGAATACCTGAGGGGAAACGAATTGGCGGATTCCCGGTAAGTGGATTATTCATGGTATGTAATAATCCGGATATTGTCGAACAACATCACGCAAAAGTTTATGGGAAAGCTTCAGTTGGTGCACCGCCGATGTCGGTTCCGCATCTAGATACGAGATATATCGACAATCGAAAATCTTTATTATTTGGACCTTTTGCAGGTTTTACGCCGAAGTTTTTGAAGGAAGGTTCAATTCTTGACTTACCAACTTCAATAAAGCCGCATAATATTATGACGATGTTGGCGGCAGGTGCAAAAGAGATGTCCTTGACGAAGTATTTAATTCAACAACTATTATTGTCAAAAGAACAGCGAATGGAAGAGTTGCGAGGCTTTATTCCAAATGCGAAAGCGGAGGATTGGGATTTAGTTGTCGCGGGGCAACGTGTACAAGTGATTAAAGATACGGTTGAGGGTGGAAAAGGGACATTACAATTTGGAACGGAAGTAGTGAGCGCAGAGGACGGCTCAATTGCTGCATTGCTCGGTGCATCACCGGGTGCTTCGACGGCTGTTCATGTCATGCTTGAAGTCATTCAAAAATGTTTCCCAGAGCATCTAGAGGCGTGGGAACCGAAAATTAAAGAAATGATTCCTTCTTATGGCGTATCACTTGTGGATAACCCGGAACTGTTCCATGAACTGCTTACTTCAACGGCGGAAGCGCTTGAACTGATTGAGAAATCGGAAGTGACAGAAGCAGATGAAGAAAGAGTTTTAGAAAAGGTATAA
- a CDS encoding carbon starvation CstA family protein, with the protein MITFIVAIVLLIFGYIVYGKFIEKTFGPTDSRKTPAYENSDGVDYVPMNKHKNALIQLLNIAGTGPIFGPIMGALFGPVAFIWIVLGSIFAGAVHDYLTGMISIRNRGAHIPELAGRFLGAISKHIVNLFALLLLLLVGTVFVTTPASLLAILLNGQVALWILITIIFIYYFLSTILPIDKIIGRFYPIFGAVLLIGTLGVGVSLLFSDYKIPELTLENMHPANLPVFPILFFTITCGALSGFHATQSPIISRTVKKESEGRYVFYGMMIAEAVIAMIWAAAAMSLLDGQTLSEFINTGTPSAVVNEVSMTLLGAVGGTIAVLGAIVLPITSGDTAFRAARSIIADYLKIDQKRVAKRLAIAIPLFAISALLTQIDFNILWRYFSWANQATAAIALWIATMYLFVKGKNYFISLIPALFISYMVLVYILSEKIGFNLDLKVSFIAAIPLMIVLVIMFFMKGNSNKKYKIVTDIAID; encoded by the coding sequence ATGATTACATTTATAGTAGCCATTGTTTTATTAATATTTGGCTATATAGTATATGGTAAATTCATAGAGAAAACGTTTGGACCGACTGATTCACGCAAAACACCGGCATATGAAAATAGTGATGGTGTCGATTATGTACCGATGAATAAGCATAAAAATGCTTTAATTCAATTATTGAATATTGCAGGAACGGGGCCTATTTTTGGTCCGATTATGGGGGCATTGTTTGGTCCGGTAGCGTTTATATGGATTGTTCTAGGTTCAATTTTTGCAGGTGCTGTACATGATTATTTAACCGGTATGATTTCTATTCGAAATAGAGGGGCACATATTCCTGAACTAGCTGGAAGATTTTTGGGAGCAATCAGTAAACACATTGTGAATCTTTTCGCTTTGTTGCTATTACTGTTAGTTGGAACCGTTTTCGTCACGACACCAGCATCCTTATTAGCCATTTTATTGAATGGACAAGTAGCACTTTGGATTTTAATTACCATTATTTTTATTTATTACTTTTTATCGACAATTTTACCGATCGACAAAATTATTGGCCGTTTTTATCCGATTTTCGGTGCTGTTCTTCTAATTGGAACATTGGGTGTTGGGGTTAGTCTATTGTTCTCCGACTACAAGATTCCAGAGTTAACATTGGAAAATATGCATCCTGCAAATTTACCGGTGTTTCCAATTTTATTCTTCACAATTACATGTGGCGCATTGTCCGGCTTCCACGCGACACAGTCACCGATTATTTCTAGAACGGTGAAAAAAGAATCAGAAGGACGTTATGTTTTTTACGGCATGATGATTGCAGAAGCTGTAATTGCCATGATTTGGGCAGCGGCGGCAATGAGTCTGTTAGATGGTCAAACGTTAAGTGAATTCATTAACACTGGAACACCTTCAGCGGTTGTGAATGAAGTGTCGATGACATTACTAGGCGCTGTTGGTGGAACAATTGCTGTTCTTGGTGCGATTGTCCTTCCAATTACTTCAGGGGATACGGCATTCCGTGCAGCACGCTCGATTATTGCAGACTATTTAAAGATTGATCAAAAACGCGTTGCGAAACGTTTAGCGATTGCGATTCCATTATTTGCGATTTCTGCTTTATTGACACAAATCGATTTCAATATTTTATGGAGATATTTCTCGTGGGCGAACCAAGCAACGGCTGCAATTGCACTTTGGATTGCGACGATGTATTTATTCGTCAAAGGAAAAAATTATTTTATATCACTTATCCCAGCATTATTTATTTCTTATATGGTACTTGTTTATATTTTATCCGAAAAAATCGGTTTCAATTTAGACTTAAAAGTATCATTCATTGCCGCGATTCCCTTAATGATTGTTTTAGTTATTATGTTCTTTATGAAAGGTAATTCGAATAAAAAATATAAAATCGTAACAGATATTGCAATAGATTGA
- a CDS encoding ATP-binding protein has translation MKSKLEIEAIIQQLETRIADDFEAQDLDFKQWNDSSVEENIKKMIRYAVCMANGGGGSVVFGVADKVTGLSNVLLGVPFKINIQVLQQRIQNHTVPPILPSFDEILYGNGTIRILIMHIFPGNAYYTTIEGNSTVRQGKECLPYDHLK, from the coding sequence ATGAAAAGCAAACTGGAGATTGAGGCAATCATTCAACAGTTGGAAACCCGTATTGCAGATGACTTTGAAGCGCAAGATTTGGACTTCAAGCAATGGAATGATAGTAGTGTAGAAGAAAACATAAAAAAAATGATTCGATATGCTGTTTGTATGGCAAATGGTGGTGGGGGAAGTGTTGTTTTCGGCGTTGCTGATAAAGTAACCGGCCTATCTAATGTCTTATTAGGTGTTCCATTCAAGATAAATATTCAGGTGTTACAACAAAGAATACAGAATCATACAGTGCCGCCGATACTCCCTTCGTTTGATGAAATATTGTATGGAAATGGGACTATCCGAATATTAATCATGCATATTTTTCCTGGGAATGCCTATTATACGACGATTGAAGGTAACTCGACAGTGCGGCAAGGTAAAGAGTGTTTGCCATATGACCACCTAAAATAA
- a CDS encoding YqhG family protein, translated as MYPHQIHDYLQRFFTETGCPILTENDYYMIVQLTVDMDKKIMNRPFYWHYLESTGGEPQPAQLTLITDKTEIADTIFGEVVHFGSPRLSQLFQTTKEMGSFVQMYEEGFGNRETILTPWLGVNYKVSYCYNRTKEMLYSLGINLMTGQQIEEFHEVLRDKKLRNHPPVNTFTLPYTIKPLRALDRLNDVIENFIQQDDHSWAEEAKKRWVREQRVLDHFYEGVEIKPDSYEVEKEALEQQYEPKIKIDMINGGLFYLR; from the coding sequence ATGTATCCCCATCAGATTCACGATTATTTACAACGTTTTTTTACGGAGACTGGTTGTCCTATATTGACAGAAAACGACTATTATATGATTGTTCAATTGACGGTTGATATGGATAAAAAGATTATGAATCGTCCATTTTACTGGCATTATTTAGAGAGTACAGGCGGCGAACCGCAACCGGCTCAGTTGACGTTAATTACCGATAAAACTGAAATTGCAGATACTATATTTGGAGAAGTTGTTCATTTCGGATCTCCAAGACTGAGTCAACTATTTCAAACGACGAAAGAGATGGGCTCGTTTGTACAGATGTATGAGGAGGGCTTCGGTAACCGTGAAACGATATTAACACCATGGTTAGGGGTAAATTATAAAGTATCGTATTGTTACAATCGAACGAAAGAAATGCTGTATTCGTTAGGCATTAATTTAATGACTGGACAACAAATTGAAGAGTTTCACGAGGTATTACGTGATAAAAAGTTAAGGAATCATCCACCAGTAAATACATTTACATTGCCGTATACGATAAAACCGTTGCGTGCATTAGACAGGTTAAATGATGTCATCGAAAATTTCATCCAGCAAGATGATCATTCCTGGGCAGAAGAAGCGAAAAAAAGATGGGTGAGGGAACAAAGAGTGTTGGACCATTTTTATGAAGGGGTTGAGATTAAACCCGATAGTTATGAAGTTGAAAAAGAGGCACTTGAACAGCAGTACGAGCCGAAAATTAAAATAGACATGATTAATGGTGGATTGTTTTATTTAAGGTGA
- a CDS encoding sulfate adenylyltransferase, protein MTQQTTIQENINFENYPQQPHGGKLVDKVVTGKELEAELLRSEQLPKIMIDMEAVITVEMIATGVLSPNEGFMNEVDYKSVLTKGRLDNGLVWPVPLSFAPIGKRNEQIVKTLSVGDEVTLVNEQGQSIAILKLNDIFDYDKEFRASHLFGTTDRNHPGVDAIYRRMGDTALGGPIKLLRRVDWGPFEKLRLEPKDTWREFYEEKKFRSAAGFITGANPLHRGHEYIHKNALEEIDGLLLQPLVEMAKREYTRHEFRMLSYRSVLETYYPEGRSILAPLRVTYIFAGPRETVLHALIMKNYGCTHALIGRDHAGIGEYYDKYASHTIFDEFDPAELGIDVRLFHEVFYCTRCDASATEQSCPHDHQYRINISGTGIREMLRHGIMPPKEIVRPESARIAMQGVQPKGLDEEGRSVSPVGKTIKSMFPFYLERTRLGGRKRPVPLTVEELTNLDLETVNLDVRANADRIYQEIFEEFSRVGDVNRGLQPEWVGAAQESLHKQQQMVIQDLEEKVAQAPEIASDEFMYQDQEEAKRELEVAKKILHDIPAVLDDHRLAYRTWNVLPYKRYCGSDEPTDEDEK, encoded by the coding sequence ATGACACAACAAACTACAATTCAAGAAAATATTAATTTTGAGAATTATCCGCAACAGCCGCATGGGGGAAAATTGGTTGATAAAGTAGTAACGGGGAAAGAACTTGAAGCGGAATTGCTCAGATCAGAGCAGTTACCTAAAATTATGATTGATATGGAAGCAGTGATTACAGTTGAGATGATTGCAACAGGGGTTTTATCGCCGAATGAAGGATTTATGAATGAAGTCGATTATAAGTCCGTGCTCACGAAAGGGCGATTGGACAATGGACTTGTTTGGCCGGTTCCACTCAGTTTTGCACCCATCGGCAAACGCAACGAGCAGATTGTGAAAACATTGTCTGTTGGGGATGAAGTGACACTGGTGAATGAACAGGGGCAATCCATTGCCATTCTGAAATTGAATGATATTTTTGATTACGATAAAGAATTTCGTGCGTCGCATTTATTTGGCACAACCGATAGAAACCACCCAGGCGTGGACGCGATTTATAGGCGTATGGGAGACACGGCACTTGGGGGACCAATAAAGCTGTTACGTCGAGTCGATTGGGGACCATTTGAAAAGCTTCGATTGGAACCTAAAGATACGTGGCGTGAATTTTACGAAGAGAAGAAGTTTCGTTCGGCGGCGGGTTTTATTACGGGGGCAAATCCGTTACACCGCGGGCATGAGTATATTCATAAAAATGCGTTAGAAGAAATAGACGGTTTATTGTTACAACCATTAGTGGAAATGGCAAAGCGTGAGTATACACGTCACGAATTCCGAATGCTTTCCTATAGAAGCGTTTTAGAAACGTATTATCCGGAAGGCAGGTCGATTCTGGCACCATTAAGAGTGACCTATATTTTTGCAGGACCGCGAGAAACGGTTTTACATGCATTAATTATGAAAAATTACGGATGCACGCATGCGCTAATTGGACGAGACCACGCAGGAATTGGGGAGTATTATGACAAGTATGCGAGTCATACTATTTTTGATGAGTTTGATCCAGCTGAATTAGGGATAGACGTTCGATTGTTCCATGAAGTGTTCTATTGTACACGTTGTGATGCATCGGCCACAGAGCAGTCTTGTCCGCATGATCATCAATATCGAATTAATATTTCTGGAACAGGTATTCGTGAAATGCTTCGCCATGGCATTATGCCGCCAAAAGAAATTGTACGTCCAGAATCAGCACGAATTGCGATGCAAGGCGTCCAGCCTAAAGGATTAGATGAGGAAGGCAGGTCCGTATCCCCAGTCGGTAAAACGATTAAAAGTATGTTCCCTTTTTATTTAGAAAGAACGAGACTTGGCGGCCGAAAACGTCCAGTTCCTCTAACGGTTGAAGAGTTGACGAACTTAGATTTAGAGACGGTCAATTTAGACGTGCGCGCGAACGCAGATCGAATCTATCAAGAGATTTTTGAAGAATTTAGCAGAGTCGGTGATGTGAATCGAGGGTTACAGCCGGAATGGGTTGGTGCTGCACAGGAGTCCCTACACAAACAACAGCAGATGGTCATTCAAGATTTAGAAGAAAAAGTGGCACAAGCGCCTGAGATTGCATCGGACGAATTCATGTATCAAGACCAAGAAGAGGCGAAACGTGAACTTGAAGTCGCTAAAAAGATTTTGCATGATATCCCGGCAGTGCTCGATGATCATAGACTAGCTTACCGAACGTGGAATGTCTTACCCTATAAGCGTTACTGTGGGAGTGACGAACCGACAGATGAAGACGAAAAATAA
- the pstC gene encoding phosphate ABC transporter permease subunit PstC has translation MHINHDITENSEKSIRELIEQKRQQRNFKEMFEKSIPTFLFLIASISILTTIGIIYTLLSETIEFFKRVPMTDFFTGTVLKPLSQTPEFGVLPLIMGTLTSSVIAMLVAAPIGLMSAIYLSQYASDKVRKVFKPLLELLAGIPTIVYGFFAFTFVTPLLRQLIPGLEATNILSPGIVMGVMIIPMIASLSEDAMSSVPNSMREGALGLGATKLEVTRKVVIPAALSGIIASFVLGISRAIGETMIVTIASGSTKNFTFDITQSMQTMTAYIVEVTGGDAATGSTIYYSLYAVAMTLFVFTLLMNLLARRISRKFREEY, from the coding sequence ATGCACATCAATCATGATATTACCGAAAACAGTGAGAAAAGTATCCGGGAATTAATCGAACAAAAACGCCAACAACGAAACTTCAAAGAAATGTTTGAGAAATCCATTCCAACCTTTCTTTTTCTCATAGCGAGCATATCCATTCTTACAACAATCGGGATTATTTACACGTTATTATCCGAAACAATCGAATTCTTCAAGCGTGTGCCAATGACAGATTTTTTCACAGGAACTGTGTTGAAACCGTTGAGTCAAACACCAGAGTTCGGTGTCCTTCCCCTAATTATGGGGACGCTGACTTCTTCAGTCATTGCCATGTTGGTCGCGGCACCAATTGGATTGATGTCTGCCATTTATTTAAGTCAATACGCTTCAGATAAAGTAAGGAAAGTTTTCAAGCCGTTATTAGAGCTTCTTGCGGGAATTCCTACGATTGTTTATGGGTTCTTCGCATTTACATTTGTTACACCGTTATTACGTCAATTGATTCCAGGGCTCGAAGCGACAAATATTTTAAGTCCTGGGATTGTGATGGGTGTCATGATCATTCCAATGATTGCTTCCCTTTCTGAAGATGCAATGAGTTCCGTGCCTAACTCCATGCGTGAAGGTGCTTTAGGGTTGGGCGCAACGAAATTAGAAGTCACGAGAAAAGTTGTGATTCCCGCAGCTTTATCGGGCATTATCGCTTCCTTTGTCCTTGGCATCTCACGTGCAATCGGTGAAACGATGATTGTAACAATCGCCAGTGGAAGTACGAAAAACTTTACGTTTGACATTACGCAGTCTATGCAAACAATGACAGCTTACATTGTGGAAGTAACGGGCGGCGATGCAGCGACAGGGTCAACAATTTACTATAGTCTTTATGCTGTTGCGATGACGCTCTTTGTTTTCACACTGCTAATGAATCTGTTAGCTCGAAGGATTTCTCGTAAATTTAGGGAGGAATATTAA
- the pstA gene encoding phosphate ABC transporter permease PstA, translating to MVRRIKFRLALNNLSKYIFLLATLFGLLVLSVLIYRVVADGIGWLNFDFLTGKLSTQPERAGIMGAILGTFWLMLVVTPVTMFIGVGTAIYLELYAKKGKIQSFIETNISNLAGVPSIVYGILGLTVFARAMNLGNIALAGGLTMSLLILPIVIVASQEALRAVPSPLGEASYGMGATKWQTIKNVILPVALPSILTGAILSLSRAIGETAPLVVIGIPALLIPFPGSIFDKFTVLPMQIYYWTLDSSLTAEYANLAAATIIVLLLCLLVLNSTAIVIRNKFQKQY from the coding sequence ATGGTCAGAAGAATAAAATTTCGTTTAGCACTAAACAATCTTTCTAAGTATATTTTCCTTCTTGCAACACTTTTTGGGCTTCTTGTCCTTTCAGTACTCATTTATCGCGTCGTCGCTGATGGAATTGGTTGGTTGAATTTTGATTTCCTCACAGGTAAGTTATCGACTCAACCTGAACGAGCGGGAATTATGGGGGCCATTCTTGGTACGTTTTGGCTTATGCTCGTCGTTACCCCAGTCACAATGTTTATAGGTGTCGGAACAGCAATCTATTTGGAACTGTACGCCAAAAAAGGAAAAATACAATCTTTTATTGAAACAAATATATCAAACTTGGCAGGCGTCCCTTCAATTGTGTACGGAATTTTAGGGTTAACGGTTTTTGCTCGTGCAATGAACCTTGGTAATATTGCTTTAGCAGGTGGGTTAACAATGTCGTTGTTAATTCTTCCAATTGTGATTGTCGCAAGTCAAGAAGCGCTACGTGCTGTGCCCAGTCCTTTAGGTGAAGCATCTTACGGAATGGGTGCAACGAAATGGCAAACGATTAAAAACGTCATACTACCTGTTGCGTTGCCTAGCATTTTGACGGGTGCAATCTTATCGCTTTCACGGGCGATTGGCGAAACCGCGCCACTCGTCGTCATTGGGATTCCCGCTTTATTAATTCCTTTCCCAGGAAGTATTTTTGATAAATTCACCGTGCTTCCAATGCAGATTTACTATTGGACGCTAGATTCATCACTAACGGCTGAATACGCAAACTTAGCGGCAGCAACGATTATTGTCCTGTTACTTTGCCTGCTAGTATTGAATTCTACTGCGATTGTCATTCGAAATAAATTCCAAAAGCAATATTGA
- a CDS encoding PstS family phosphate ABC transporter substrate-binding protein: protein MKFRKYLLLLVIAAITMIVAACGTDENQSENSNATELEGSVVIDGSGTVYPLMAKIAEEYMINEQGNVSVEVSRAGTSAGFKKFLVENGTDFNDASRQIKDEEAAEADALGIEVKELKVALDGLTFVINKENDWAKELTPEQLISIFKADGGVTKWSDINPEWPDTEIKPMGPNENHGTYEFFYENVLEKQDLADTVNLQQDYSTLVNLVAEDKNGIAFFGFGYYVNNTDKLQAVHVDFGNGPVEPSLDTIAEDGDYADFTRPVFTYLNVNHATDKPQVLDYAVYLMNNVNNFAGEAGFAPIPEAEVEENIEFLNGLTK, encoded by the coding sequence ATGAAGTTCAGAAAGTATCTCTTATTGCTAGTCATTGCTGCAATCACGATGATCGTCGCAGCATGCGGAACAGATGAAAATCAAAGCGAAAACAGTAACGCAACAGAGTTAGAAGGTAGCGTCGTCATTGATGGATCTGGAACAGTTTATCCTTTAATGGCGAAAATTGCTGAAGAATATATGATAAACGAACAAGGAAATGTTTCAGTTGAAGTAAGTCGTGCTGGTACAAGCGCAGGATTCAAAAAATTCCTAGTAGAAAACGGAACAGACTTTAATGATGCATCTCGTCAAATTAAAGACGAAGAAGCTGCAGAAGCTGATGCACTTGGAATTGAAGTTAAAGAACTGAAAGTGGCACTGGACGGATTAACTTTCGTCATTAATAAAGAAAATGATTGGGCAAAAGAATTAACGCCTGAGCAACTGATTAGCATTTTCAAAGCGGATGGTGGCGTTACAAAATGGTCGGATATTAATCCTGAATGGCCTGATACAGAAATTAAGCCAATGGGACCGAATGAAAACCATGGAACGTATGAGTTCTTCTATGAAAATGTGTTAGAAAAACAAGACTTAGCAGATACAGTAAACTTACAACAAGATTATTCAACACTTGTAAACTTAGTTGCTGAAGATAAAAACGGAATTGCCTTCTTTGGATTTGGTTACTATGTAAACAACACAGATAAATTACAAGCTGTCCATGTTGACTTTGGCAACGGACCGGTTGAACCATCACTTGACACAATCGCAGAAGACGGTGATTACGCAGATTTTACACGCCCAGTATTCACCTATTTGAATGTCAATCATGCGACTGATAAACCACAAGTACTGGACTATGCGGTTTACTTAATGAACAACGTTAACAATTTTGCAGGTGAAGCAGGTTTTGCACCCATTCCTGAAGCTGAGGTTGAAGAAAATATCGAATTCTTAAATGGTTTAACAAAATAA
- a CDS encoding DEAD/DEAH box helicase has product MALKIERSDEWKEGFIERLENRAPWDNWKLYKMSYDIAKANLITDFNGLQSPKYLPNLTPLAHQLDVAETVIERMNGKAILADEVGLGKTIEAGLILKEYLIRGLVKKALILAPASLVNQWIDELSQKFHIPAIQYRKNYDLSQCQIVVMSMDMAKRSPHKENIYAQDYDLIIIDEAHKLKNHKTKNYEFVQNLKKKFCLLLTATPIQNNVFELFHLISLLKPGHLGNYEAFQSAFSASKHDVEHDEFLKELVNQVMVRNRREDTGIEWTNRQVQIIPIQFSKEEKEVYDEIKLLKEISPVFSAAFSMITLQREMCSSKEAVCLTLTKMKQKCTKQEEISYVDALIQKIMQLQINSKAEKAFEIISNVNDKVIIFTEYEASQTYLQHYLYSKGILSVHFNGRFNKNKRDWAKQLFRDKAQVLIATESGSEGINLQFCSHVINYDLPWNPMKLEQRIGRVHRIGQENDVHIYNLAIQDTIEDHILDLLYKKIGVFEKVVGELDDILSFVNEQQNPKSKTS; this is encoded by the coding sequence ATGGCTTTGAAAATTGAAAGATCGGATGAGTGGAAAGAAGGATTTATTGAACGGTTGGAAAATCGAGCACCTTGGGATAATTGGAAGTTATATAAAATGAGTTACGATATTGCAAAAGCGAATTTAATTACTGATTTCAATGGACTTCAATCGCCAAAGTATTTGCCGAATCTTACACCGTTAGCCCATCAACTGGACGTAGCGGAAACGGTCATTGAAAGAATGAATGGGAAGGCAATTCTTGCTGATGAAGTTGGGCTTGGTAAGACCATTGAGGCAGGGTTGATTTTAAAAGAATACTTAATTAGAGGACTCGTGAAAAAAGCCCTAATTTTAGCACCGGCTTCCTTGGTGAATCAGTGGATTGATGAGCTCAGCCAAAAATTTCATATTCCCGCCATCCAATATCGGAAAAATTATGATTTAAGCCAATGTCAAATTGTTGTGATGAGCATGGATATGGCTAAAAGAAGTCCTCATAAGGAAAATATTTACGCGCAAGATTATGATTTAATTATTATCGATGAGGCGCATAAATTAAAGAACCATAAAACGAAAAACTATGAGTTCGTACAAAACCTTAAGAAGAAGTTTTGTTTATTACTAACAGCTACGCCGATCCAAAATAACGTGTTTGAGTTATTCCACCTCATTTCTTTATTGAAACCTGGACACTTAGGAAATTATGAAGCGTTCCAATCTGCATTTTCCGCAAGCAAACACGATGTAGAACATGATGAATTTTTAAAAGAACTCGTGAATCAAGTTATGGTCAGAAATCGACGAGAAGATACTGGAATAGAATGGACAAATCGTCAAGTTCAAATTATCCCGATTCAATTTTCGAAAGAAGAAAAAGAAGTGTATGACGAAATTAAATTATTGAAAGAGATATCTCCTGTTTTTTCAGCGGCTTTTTCGATGATCACATTGCAACGGGAAATGTGCAGTAGTAAAGAAGCTGTCTGTTTGACCTTAACGAAAATGAAACAAAAATGTACAAAACAAGAGGAAATATCTTATGTAGATGCCCTCATCCAAAAAATCATGCAGCTTCAAATTAACTCAAAAGCTGAAAAAGCCTTTGAAATTATTTCAAATGTAAATGATAAAGTTATCATTTTTACTGAGTATGAGGCAAGTCAAACGTATTTACAACATTACTTATATTCAAAAGGGATTTTAAGTGTACATTTTAATGGAAGGTTCAACAAAAATAAACGTGATTGGGCAAAGCAATTATTTCGTGATAAAGCGCAAGTGTTAATCGCGACAGAGTCTGGAAGCGAAGGGATTAACTTGCAGTTTTGTAGTCATGTCATTAACTATGATTTACCTTGGAATCCAATGAAGCTGGAACAACGGATTGGTCGTGTGCACAGAATTGGACAAGAAAATGATGTTCATATTTATAATTTAGCGATTCAAGATACAATTGAGGATCATATTCTCGATTTGCTTTATAAAAAAATTGGGGTGTTTGAAAAAGTAGTGGGCGAGTTAGATGATATTTTATCCTTCGTGAATGAGCAGCAAAATCCTAAATCAAAAACTTCCTAG